In Spinacia oleracea cultivar Varoflay chromosome 5, BTI_SOV_V1, whole genome shotgun sequence, a single window of DNA contains:
- the LOC110804669 gene encoding 2,3-bisphosphoglycerate-independent phosphoglycerate mutase produces MGSSGLSFKLADHPKLPKDKILALVVLDGWGEANPDKYNCIHVAETPTMDSLKQGAPEKWRLIRAHGTAVGLPSEDDMGNSEVGHNALGAGRIYAQGAKLVDKALASSKLFDGDGFNYIKDSFETGTLHFIGLLSDGGVHSRLDQLQLLLTGSADRGAKKIRVHILTDGRDVLDGSSVGFVETLENHLTQLRQKGIDAQIASGGGRMYVTMDRYENDWEVVKRGWDAQVLGEAPYKFRSAVDAVKKLREDTKANDQYLPPFVIVDDNEKAVGPIVDGDAVVTFNFRADRMTMLAKALEYENFDNFDRVRYPKIRYAGMLQYDGELKLPNHYLVSPPEIERTSGEYLVHNGVRTFACSETVKFGHVTFFWNGNRSGYFNSEMEEYVEIPSDSGISFNVQPLMKALEIGEKARDAILSRKFHQVRVNIPNGDMVGHTGDVEATVVACKAADEAVKMIFDAIEQVGGIYVVTADHGNAEDMVKRDKKGQPQLDKNGNVQILTSHTLQPVPIAIGGPGLAPGVRFRKDVPDGGLANVAATVINLHGYEAPGDYEPTLIEVADD; encoded by the exons atgGGAAGTTCGGGGTTATCGTTCAAACTAGCAGATCACCCAAAGCTTCCCAAAGATAAGATATTGGCGCTGGTGGTGCTTGATGGATGGGGCGAAGCTAATCCTGATAAGTACAACTGTATCCATGTCGCTGAAACTCCTACCATGGATTCCCTTAAGCAG GGTGCCCCAGAAAAGTGGAGGTTAATTAGGGCTCATGGTACCGCAGTTGGGCTTCCATCCGAAGATGACATGGGTAACAGTGAGGTTGGCCACAATGCTTTGGGTGCTGGACGTATATATGCTCAAGG GGCTAAGCTTGTTGACAAAGCTCTTGCCTCATCTAAACTTTTTGATGGAGACGGTTTTAATTACATCAAGGACTCCTTTGAAACAGGCACGCTGCATTTCATTGGCTTGCTCAGTGATGGAGGTGTTCATTCTCGCCTTGATCAGTTGCAG TTGTTACTGACAGGATCTGCTGATCGTGGTGCTAAGAAAATCCGTGTTCATATTCTTACTGATGGCCGTGATGTTTTGGATGGTTCAAGTGTGGGCTTTGTAGAAACTCTTGAAAACCATCTTACACAATTACGCCAGAAAGGTATTGATGCTCAGATTGCTTCTGGTGGTGGCCGCATGTATGTTACCATGGATCGTTATGAG AATGATTGGGAGGTTGTGAAGCGAGGATGGGATGCTCAAGTGCTCGGTGAAGCTCCATACAAGTTCAGGAGTGCGGTGGATGCTGTCAAGAAATTGAGGGAGGATACTAAGGCTAACGATCAGTACTTACCACCTTTTGTTATTGTGGATGATAATGAAAAGGCTGTTGGTCCAATAGTTGATGGCGATGCTGTTGTCACTTTTAATTTCCGAGCTGATCGTATGACTATGCTTGCAAAGGCACTtgaatatgaaaattttgataACTTTGACAGAGTCCGATATCCTAAAATTCGTTATGCTGGTATGCTTCAATATGATGGCGAGTTGAAGCTTCCAAATCATTACCTTGTTTCTCCTCCAGAAATCGAGAGAACTTCTGGGGAATATTTAGTTCACAATGGTGTACGGACATTTGCTTGCAG TGAAACGGTCAAGTTTGGACATGTTACCTTTTTCTGGAATGGGAATCGCTCAGGTTACTTTAACTCTGAAATGGAGGAGTATGTTGAAATTCCTAGTGATAGTGGCATTAGTTTCAATGTCCAACCTTTAATGAAGGCTCTGGAGATTGGTGAAAAGGCAAGGGATGCCATTCTGAGCCGCAAATTCCATCAG GTCCGTGTCAACATACCCAATGGTGATATGGTCGGCCACACTGGTGATGTAGAAGCCACAGTTGTTGCTTGCAAGGCTGCCGATGAAGCTGTGAAG ATGATCTTCGATGCAATTGAGCAAGTTGGTGGAATATATGTTGTTACTGCTGATCATGGAAATGCTGAAGACATGGTAAAGAGGGACAAGAAAGGGCAGCCTCAACTTGATAAGAATGGAAACGTTCAGATTCTTACATCTCACACGTTACAACCG GTGCCTATTGCAATTGGAGGTCCTGGGCTTGCTCCTGGTGTTAGATTCCGCAAGGATGTACCTGATGGTGGTCTTGCCAATGTAGCTGCCACAGTGATCAACCTACATGGATATGAGGCTCCTGGTGATTACGAACCTACCCTTATTGAGGTTGCAGACGACTAG
- the LOC110804689 gene encoding protein S40-7 — protein MDSRHRRRPSADRFLNTFSISPSSTDAGDELSEDDVFFTGANFQNHPSTSSTPPLTILNHKNHRRHQKSFNPEAFGILAALPESGDETRSVLISPPQPSSSRMIPNVPKPSLERQIFSMPEKYHQSAPMNVPLMPQAKDTRRLKGSAFGYEVDDDGVDDDDDGEMLPPHEIVARQIGKSPVLSCSVLEGAGRTLKGRDLRQVRNAVFRQTGFID, from the coding sequence ATGGATTCGCGACACCGGCGGCGGCCATCCGCTGACCGATTCCTCAACACTTTCTCTATCTCTCCTTCTTCCACCGATGCCGGCGATGAGCTGAGCGAAGACGACGTGTTCTTCACTGGCGCCAATTTCCAAAATCATCCTTCCACCTCCTCAACACCACCTCTGACTATCCTCAACCACAAAAATCATCGCCGCCATCAAAAATCATTCAATCCAGAGGCCTTTGGAATCCTTGCCGCATTGCCGGAATCTGGCGATGAAACCCGATCGGTGTTGATCTCTCCTCCTCAGCCATCGTCTTCGAGGATGATTCCAAATGTTCCAAAGCCTTCTTTGGAACGACAGATCTTCTCTATGCCGGAGAAGTACCATCAGTCTGCTCCGATGAATGTTCCTTTGATGCCACAAGCGAAGGATACACGGCGTCTGAAAGGGAGCGCTTTTGGTTACGAGGTTGATGACGATggagttgatgatgatgatgatggagaGATGTTACCTCCTCACGAGATTGTGGCTCGGCAGATTGGGAAGTCGCCGGTGCTTTCTTGTTCTGTGCTTGAAGGTGCTGGGAGGACGTTGAAGGGTAGGGATCTGCGTCAGGTTCGAAACGCAGTGTTTCGCCAAACAGGTTTTATTGATTGA
- the LOC110804680 gene encoding cell division control protein 2 homolog C: protein MDKYEKLEKVGEGTYGKVYKAKEKTTGQLVALKKTRLEMDEEGVPPTALREVSLLQMLSQSLYVVRLLCVEHVDKKNTTTGISKPLLYLVFEYLDTDLKKFIDSHRKGSNPRPLPPSQVQCFLFQLLKGVSHCHSHGVLHRDLKPQNLLVDKDKGILKIADLGLGRSFTVPMKSYTHEIVTLWYRAPEVLLGSTHYSTGVDIWSVGCIFAEMVRRQALFPGDSEFQQLLHIFRLLGTPTDEQWPGVSSLRDWHVYPQWEAQNLARAVPSLGPDGVDLLSKMLKYDPAERISAKAALDHPYFDNLDKSQF from the exons ATGGACAAGTACGAGAAATTGGAGAAGGTTGGGGAAGGAACTTACGGTAAGGTGTACAAGGCAAAAGAGAAAACGACGGGGCAACTGGTGGCTTTGAAGAAGACTCGGTTGGAGATGGATGAGGAAGGTGTTCCTCCGACGGCGCTTAGGGAGGTTTCTCTTTTACAGATGCTTTCTCAGTCACTGTATGTAGTGAGGCTACTGTGTGTTGAACATGTTGATAAGAAGAACACCACCACCGGAATCTCAAAACCACTTCTTTACCTAGTGTTTGAATATCTCGACACCGATCTTAAGAAATTCATCGATTCTCACCGCAAAGGCTCCAATCCCCGTCCTCTTCCCCCTTCTCAG GTTCAGTGCTTTCTCTTTCAACTTCTCAAGGGAGTTTCTCATTGCCATAGCCATGGTGTCCTTCACAGAGATCTCAAGCCTCAGAATCTTTTAGTTGACAAAGATAAGGGTATTCTCAAGATTGCTGATCTCGGTTTGGGCAGGTCTTTTACTGTTCCTATGAAGAGCTATACTCACGAG ATCGTCACCCTCTGGTATCGAGCACCCGAGGTTTTACTTGGTTCCACCCATTACTCTACTGGTGTCGATATTTGGTCTGTTGGTTGCATCTTTG CTGAAATGGTTAGAAGACAAGCTTTGTTTCCTGGAGATTCTGAATTTCAACAGCTTTTACACATCTTTAG GTTGTTGGGAACACCAACTGATGAGCAGTGGCCTGGAGTAAGTTCTCTAAGGGACTGGCATGTGTATCCACAGTGGGAGGCTCAGAATCTTGCTCGTGCAGTTCCATCGTTGGGACCTGATGGTGTTGATCTCTTATCT
- the LOC130460651 gene encoding uncharacterized protein, producing MVYFKYHNTPGEETLSLMEDANSVDGAHFRSFPPVIGPFANIHSSTEFSGPKSWYKESRDVNAFGGKTPNPVLVASHHRPCDDACSFQTLSTRLSRKETKWSSSPKFGVEPTYIPLYWEWLEDVLHHSRRTLASTHILDAVYASMYIYKCNSPVMQAFCESWCPTTNTLHTSVGEMSISLWDIYDLGGLPVTGLFYDEVVPSAVELEGSDDEHSLYLPYSCKYLFMALHYLSEKHKVTTITFETWCDFWFRGASKYFLASGNKKSVLPTLMKDFSSFNGPRSWSHKMYEAFRILRIPEAHHRQTYLAAFLSCWLCAFVLPVSDLGCIRPGSFKPASFLASGKETSLAIPVLASIYHGLSKISNSPTPGKHRESFPAQYVYAWTAKYFRSHHVVTYDFVGAPLVGIQGLDSVIKSPDAKSLVSSGKDFNWLANSICGNSDEKREDDNHQPKQFANFFISMRSCFLTLRFDNNYVVEPYSPHRFGRQFGFHQDVPGELVVQTQNITREHMYYLFQSSIRLHTRATFLVPCRTFNAQSRVTPSFTTWWNSVVSLNAAYASRTPSPTNVRSKKRKERKGDDLNTSPKDKAAKTSAAPRKVRVRLPKSSTISCPPKETSSKCRDESRRLASRVVSNEPSNDENEPSDDEHAGEPTILDDIFAEDYGPELSPEEIENLQSDANIAVELTACENTFVSLPEQQFIDDVVIDTAPTTSVSTASTESPSFNAQDMITKATNRADRYAASLMINEIKDKLMKTPLAKVHELAQEFEQVFSYVRDKKIDISAIESFIKGYIGCGSQLHHVRLGKQGDPTLNDLEQRSLEIETSVQTTTIAGKAEEERMQALHKEIDQIQQEQAEHKRKLNDLAERADRLLPLISESEEKFQGYVIQKKEQENSLLIMKENIVAAKEVEAKLAEAEKQFGVARDALQAFKFEP from the exons ATGGTTTACTTCAAGTATCACAATACTCCTGGAGAAGAGACTTTGTCACTCATGGAAGATGCTAATTCGGTCGATGGAGCGCACTTTCGTTCATTTCCTCCTGTGATTGGTCCTTTTGCAAACATCCATTCTTCTACGGAGTTCTCGGGCCCGAAAAGCTGGTACAAGGAGAGTCGTGATGTTAATGCATTTGGTGGAAAAACACCTAATCCTGTCCTTGTCGCTTCACATCACCGTCCCTGCGATGATGCGTGTTCTTTCCAGACATTATCTACGCGTTTGTCCCGCAAGGAGACCAAATGGAGTTCTAGTCCGAAATTTGGAGTCGAGCCAACATACATCCCTCTTTACTGGGAATGGTTAGAAGATGTCCTGCACCATTCCAGACGCACACTCGCTAGCACCCATATTCTTGATGCCGTCTATGCTTCTATGTACATCTACAAATGTAATTCTCCTGTCATGCAGGCTTTTTGTGAATCCTGGTGTCCTACGACAAATACCTTGCACACTTCAGTTGGAGAAATGTCAATCAGTCTTTGGGATATATACGACCTTGGTGGGCTTCCCGTAACTGGCCTTTTTTATGACGAGGTCGTCCCTTCTGCCGTTGAATTGGAAGGCTCCGACGATGAGCACAGTCTATACCTCCCTTACAGTTGCAAATATTTGTTCATGGCTTTGCATTATCTTTCTGAGAAACACAAGGTGACAACAATAACGTTCGAGACTTGGTGTGATTTTTGGTTTCGCGGTGCATCAAAGTATTTCTTGGCATCTGGCAACAAAAAGTCTGTCCTTCCAACACTTATGAAAGACTTCAGCTCCTTTAATGGTCCTCGATCGTGGAGTCATAAGATGTACGAAGCCTTTCGCATCCTACGGATTCCTGAAGCGCATCATCGACAAACATATTTGGCTGCCTTTCTCTCATGTTGGCTTTGTGCCTTTGTTTTGCCGGTGTCAGATTTGGGTTGCATCCGTCCTGGATCTTTCAAACCTGCGTCATTTCTTGCAAGTGGAAAAGAGACTTCTTTGGCGATCCCTGTTTTGGCGAGCATCTACCACGGATTGAGCAAAATTTCGAATTCTCCTACCCCCGGCAAACATCGCGAGTCCTTCCCTGCACAATATGTGTATGCCTGGACCGCTAAGTATTTTCGAAGTCATCACGTCGTCACCTACGATTTTGTTGGTGCTCCCCTGGTTGGAATTCAAGGCCTTGACTCTGTCATAAAGTCTCCAGATGCTAAATCGCTAGTTTCTTCGGGTAAGGATTTCAATTGGCTTGCTAACTCAATTTGTGGTAATTCAGATGAGAAGCGTGAAGATGACAACCATCAACCAAAGCAATTCGCAAACTTCTTCATTAGCATGCGGTCCTGTTTTCTGACCTTGAGGTTCGACAACAACTACGTGGTTGAGCCATACAGTCCTCATCGATTCGGTCGGCAATTCGGATTTCACCAAGATGTGCCAGGCGAATTAGTAGTCCAGACACAAAACATCACCCGAGAGCATATGTACTATCTTTTTCAGTCCAGCATTCGTCTGCATACTAGGGCTACTTTTTTGGTCCCTTGCCGCACGTTTAATGCCCAATCTCGAGTCACTCCAAGCTTCACAACATGGTGGAATTCGGTCGTTTCTTTAAATGCGGCTTATGCTTCAAGAACTCCTAGTCCAACAAATGTCAGGTCTAAGAAGAGAAAGGAGAGAAAGGGCGATGATCTTAACACTTCACCAAAAGACAAAGCTGCCAAGACTTCGGCTGCACCTCGCAAAGTTAGAGTCAGATTGCCTAAAAGTTCCACGATATCCTGTCCGCCCAAGGAAACATCTTCGAAATGCAGGGACGAGAGTAGAAGACTAGCAAGCAGAGTTGTAAGTAATGAACCTTCCAATGACGAAAATGAACCTTCCGATGACGAACACGCAGGTGAACCTACAATTCTGGATGATATTTTCGCTGAAGATTATGGCCCTGAGCTATCGCCGGAAGAGATAGAG AATCTTCAAAGCGATGCGAACATAGCAGTAGAGCTTACTGCTTGCGAGAATACATTTGTCTCCCTTCCTGAACAACAGTTCATTGATGATGTTGTCATTGATACTGCGCCAACCACAAGTGTTTCTACTGCTTCGACCGAGTCTCCTTCTTTTAATGCTCAAGACATGATCACTAAGGCGACCAACAGGGCGGACCGATATGCTGCAAGCTTGATGATTAATGAAATAAAGGACAAGTTGATGAAGACTCCTTTAGCCAAGGTTCATGAACTAGCGCAGGAGTTTGAACAGGTTTTCTCCTATGTTCGTGATAAGAAGATCGACATCTCTGCAATCGAATCTTTTATCAAGGGGTATATTGGGTGCGGTTCTCAACTCCACCACGTTCGGCTAGGGAAACAGGGAGATCCCACTCTCAATGACTTGGAGCAACGATCTTTGGAGATAGAGACGAGCGTGCAGACAACTACAATTGCAGGGAAAGCAGAAGAGGAGCGAATGCAAGCTCTTCATAAGGAGATAGATCAGATTCAGCAAGAACAAGCCGAACATAAAAGGAAGCTCAATGATTTAGCAGAACGAGCGGATAGACTTTTGCCTCTTATTTCAGAATCAGAAGAGAAGTTCCAAGGGTACGTCATACAGAAGAAAGAGCAAGAAAACTCACTCCTCATCATGAAGGAGAATATTGTTGCTGCGAAAGAGGTGGAGGCAAAGCTAGCGGAAGCTGAGAAACAATTTGGTGTTGCTCGTGATGCTTTGCAAGCCTTCAAATTTGAACCGTAG
- the LOC110804682 gene encoding NAC domain-containing protein 90 gives MEQLPPGFRFYPTEEELITFYLHNKFHNQRPELDRVIPSVDIYNFEPSQLPGLAGELCHGDTEQWFFFMPQQDREVRGGRPNRTTDSGFWKATGSPSYVYSSHNKVLGLKKTLVFYKGKAPTGRKTKWKMNEYKAIKQQHFPTSNASSSTTTIPELRNGCSLCRVYITSGCARAFDRRPPGTISSNLNTQNDYALQANEEASQNASNVTKMLTEKSGSTDSCNSGCDDQGQGTVHEAAAGSSYNSEIEMTEDGIFWDWKQLDWL, from the exons ATGGAACAACTTCCACCTGGTTTTCGTTTCTACCCAACTGAAGAAGAGCTCATCACCTTCTACCTCCATAATAAATTCCATAACCAAAGACCGGAGCTAGACCGTGTCATCCCTTCCGTTGATATCTATAACTTTGAGCCATCCCAACTCCCag GTTTAGCAGGGGAGCTATGTCACGGGGACACCGAGCAATGGTTCTTCTTTATGCCCCAGCAGGATAGAGAAGTGCGAGGAGGGAGGCCTAATCGGACAACTGATTCTGGTTTTTGGAAGGCCACCGGCTCACCAAGCTATGTTTATTCATCACACAACAAAGTTTTAGGACTGAAGAAAACACTTGTTTTCTACAAGGGTAAAGCACCTACTGGCAGGAAAACCAAGTGGAAGATGAATGAATATAAGGCTATCAAACAACAACACTTTCCGACTTCTAACGCCTCATCCTCCACAACTACTATTCCAGAG CTGAGGAATGGGTGCAGCTTGTGCAGGGTTTACATAACCTCAGGGTGTGCTCGGGCTTTCGATCGTCGGCCACCAGGAACAATCTCAAGTAACTTAAATACACAAAATGACTATGCTCTTCAAGCAAACGAAGAAGCTTCACAAAATGCTAGTAATGTCACGAAAATGTTAACGGAGAAAAGCGGCTCAACCGATAGCTGTAACTCAGGGTGTGATGATCAGGGTCAGGGGACTGTCCACGAGGCTGCAGCTGGAAGCAGCTACAATTCTGAGATTGAGATGACTGAAGATGGTATCTTCTGGGACTGGAAACAACTAGATTGGTTATAA